From a single Ammospiza nelsoni isolate bAmmNel1 chromosome 11, bAmmNel1.pri, whole genome shotgun sequence genomic region:
- the CDHR4 gene encoding cadherin-related family member 4, giving the protein MGMHGHLTFLLLSLCAPGTFVRATVLPDLPRVVTLSEDTVPGTRVAEATVSCSNSSSSPNVTLHSIEPEHPFNSIAISSDPTDSTTFRAEVTLRAGAELDARRVNQYTLILRAACPGEDEVEERLFVRVTAGHVLRCDTLFASPEADVVQVLADVAPQTPLYVVLPQPLGGLTFRLRNHNTPLTLTHWGLVLAPDNGFDPSKDTQTFLLDIEVMDRHGHNCSRALRVEVLPSRRPRVTFPEPHRAVTVTEGIGPREVVTQVHARGNNVRYAILAPVAPVLFAIDEETGEIRSTRRLPASRAHLLIRAYNALHPDDHATATVNVTVQGTDRLAPRCVPAIFVSQVPETMFPGSTLVTLRCTGSTSTDGCLHYALEGPPSSLSHFCMEGPQLKVNTTLDYDSEAVAALGFQFTATIVVTVGGQPRQSTRVPVLVTVTPVNEFRPACPSSATFTVPETAAFGSVVGRVAATDRDYPQDSLEYSLEGGPGPAQPFSIDRRTGEIRVVGALHSQQHKSYRLVVRLTDTHHDLDPRKRQSRLCDVSVRLQAVPDQLPECTPEVQELRITAGSPGSRQPVTRLLCHGGPDSAPLTYTIVGGNEDGRFRMEGNTLVYLPSARAEPQPSVLLVEVGGGSGGRRRSSLVALVVQVTPRSTPVPASTTTQHTTLQKEPLVVLHTEAVWHPPAWFVAVLTISGVLLLATLGCTARSLLCSKRAPGKLFLAKSSWGVVEHGRDKEEQGHPHASSPGQLDGHAQDPRAGRDYLFRTVTGARRWI; this is encoded by the exons ATGGGCATGCACGGACAcctcaccttcctcctcctcagcctctgTGCCCCGG GGACTTTCGTCAGAGCAACAG TCCTGCCTGACCTGCCACGTGTGGTGACCCTGAGTGAGGACACAGTGCCAGGCACCCGCGTCGCTGAGGCGACCGTGTCCTGCAGCAACTCAAGCAGCAGTCCCAATGTCACCCTGCATAGCATCGAGCCCGAGCACCCCTTCAACTCCATCGCCATCAGCTCTGACCCCACGGATTCCACCACGTTCCGGGCAGAG GTGACACTGCGTGCTGGCGCAGAGCTCGATGCCCGCCGGGTGAACCAGTACACACTGATCCTGCGGGCTGCTTGTCCTGGTGAGGATGAGGTGGAGGAGCGGCTCTTTGTCCGGGTGACAGCAGGGCACGTGCTGCGCTGTGACACCCTCTTTGCCAGCCCAG aggctgATGTGGTGCAGGTGCTGGCAGATGTGGCGCCCCAGACACCCCTGTACGtggtgctgccacagccactcGGTGGGCTGACG TTCAGGCTCCGAAACCACAACACACCACTCACGCTCACCCACTGGGGCCTGGTCCTGGCACCTGACAATGGTTTTGATCCCAGCAAGGACACCCAG ACATTCCTGTTGGACATTGAGGTGATGGATCGTCACGGGCACAactgcagcagggctctgagggTGGAGGTGCTGCCATCACGCCGTCCCCGCGTCACCTTCCC TGAGCCACACCGGGCTGTGACGGTGACAGAAGGCATTGGCCCCAGGGAGGTGGTCACACAGGTCCATGCCAGAGGGAACAATGTCCGCTATGCCATCCTGGCTCCCGTGGCTCCCGTGCTCTTTGCCATTGACGAGg agacaGGGGAGATCCGCAGCACCCGGCGGCTGCCGGCGAGCCGTGCCCACCTGCTCATCCGGGCTTACAACGCGCTGCACCCCGACGACCACGCCACCGCCACGGTCAATGTCACCGTGCAGGGGACAGACCGCCTGGCACCGAGATGTGTCCCAGCCATCTTCGT GTCCCAGGTGCCCGAAACCATGTTCCCTGGCAGCACGTTGGTGACATTGAGGTGCACCGGCTCCACCAGCACTGATGGGTGTCTGCACTATGCTCTCGAGGggcctccctcctccctctcccactTCTGCATGGAGGGGCCACAGCTGAAG GTCAACACCACCCTGGACTATGACTCAGAGGCCgtggctgctctgggcttcCAGTTCACAGCCACCATTGTGGTGACAGTGGGAGGGCAGCCCCGACAGAGCA CCCGTGTGCCCGTGCTGGTGACGGTGACACCTGTCAATGAATTCAGACCGGCGTGCCCCAGCAGCGCCACCTTCACCGTGCCAGAGACAGCAGCTTTCGGCAGCGTGGTGGGGCGTGTGGCTGCCACTGACCGTGACTACCCCCAGGACAGCCTGGAGTACAGCCTGGAGGGGGGCCCTGGCCCCGCACAGCCCTTCTCCATCGACAGGCGCACTG GCGAGATCCGCGTGGTGGGAGCCCTGCACTCGCAGCAGCACAAGAGCTACAGGCTGGTGGTGCGGCTGACGGACACCCACCATGACCTGGACCCGAGGAAGAGGCAGAGCCGTCTGTGCGATGTGTCTGTGCGCCTGCAG GCTGTGCCGGACCAGCTGCCGGAGTGCACCCCCGAGGTGCAGGAGCTGCGGATCACGGCCGGGTCCCCGGGCAGCCGCCAGCCTGTCACCCGCCTGCTGTGCCACGGCGGCCCCGACAGCGCCCCGCTGACCTACACCATTGTTGGAG GCAATGAGGACGGGCGCTTTCGGATGGAGGGGAACACCCTTGTCTACCTGCCCAGTGCCCGAGCCGAGCCCCAGCCCTCTGTCCTGCTGGTGGAGGTGGGGGGCGGCTCTGGTGGCCGCCGCCGCAGCagcctggtggccctggtggtGCAGGTGACCCCCCGGAGCACCCCGGTGCCAGCCAGCACCACCACCCAGCACACG ACGCTGCAGAAGGAGCCGCTGGTTGTCCTGCACACGGAGGCAGTGTGGCACCCGCCAGCCTGGTTTGTGGCCGTGCTGACCATCTctggtgtcctgctgctggccaccctgggctgcacagcccgGAGCCTGCTGTGCAG CAAGCGGGCCCCTGGCAAGCTGTTCCTGGCCAAGAG ctcctggggtgtGGTGGAGCACGGCAGGGACAAGGAGGAACAGGGACACCCACATGCCAGCAGCCCA GGGCAGCTCGATGGCCACGCTCAGGACCCAC GCGCCGGCAGGGATTATCTCTTCCGCACCGTGACCGGGGCTCGGCGCTGGATCTGA